The Henckelia pumila isolate YLH828 unplaced genomic scaffold, ASM3356847v2 CTG_461:::fragment_3, whole genome shotgun sequence genome window below encodes:
- the LOC140872003 gene encoding uncharacterized protein, with amino-acid sequence MGERTALNCLIIFCQCVIDVFGARYLKRPNEADTQRLLQMHEEKHDFPGMLGIHDCMHWEWGNCPVAWKGQYTRWSRSDINVLNESPLFNVVLQGNASNVHFTVNETSYTKGYYLTDGIYPEWAAFVKSFTCPEDPNKKKFKERQESARKDIERAFGVLQACWAIVRGPARSYYRNDLRNIMYTCIILHNMIIEDEEVESIN; translated from the exons ATGGGTGAAAGAACTGCATTGAACTGTTTGATCATCTTCTGTCAATGTGTGATTGATGTATTTGGGGCACGATATTTGAAAAGACCTAATGAAGCAGACACTCAACGGTTGCTTCAAATGCATGAAGAGAAGCACGACTTCCCTGGAATGTTGGGCATCCATGACTGCATGCATTGGGAGTGGGGGAATTGTCCCGTAGCTTGGAAAGGACAATATACTAGAT GGTCGCGTAGTGATATAAATGTTCTTAACGAATCACCGTTATTCAACGTCGTCCTACAAGGAAATGCTTCGAATGTTCATTTCACAGTGAACGAAACATCTTATACAAAAGGATATTATCTTACAGATGGAATCTATCCAGAATGGGCTGCTTTCGTCAAGAGTTTTACATGCCCCGAGGATcccaacaagaagaaattcaaGGAGAGACAAGAGTCTGCAAGAAAGGATATTGAGCGGGCATTTGGAGTGCTCCAAGCTTGTTGGGCAATAGTTAGAGGTCCTGCACGATCTTATTATAGGAATGATTTGAGGAATATCATGTACACATGTATTATTTTGCACAATATGATTATTGAGGACGAGGAAGTTGAATCAATCAACTAG